A single genomic interval of Camelina sativa cultivar DH55 chromosome 11, Cs, whole genome shotgun sequence harbors:
- the LOC104721209 gene encoding uncharacterized protein LOC104721209, which yields MSNPDERKLNTEEEEHESSDDSGYFSSDEKGEIHELVLALLALSVAESFNVDETIRKEAAVAATLIVDAAKEAAGERDQTVSGKGGFDAAPKDRIKVGRPRVLVEALAGASGSKVVASTMDKEPIKKARKKGSTQLTNPPQGPPTCNICGLGFGSWKAVFGHLSLHKDCGYQGFLPPPTFNAAEEGFGGTVAASSGGGGSGSGTGGLAIDLNVVPMEQDEGGSASGVTPKFDLNKSPPQEDGKEDDKSK from the coding sequence ATGAGTAATCCCGACGAGAGAAAACTGAATACTGAGGAAGAGGAACATGAAAGTTCCGACGACAGTGGCTATTTTAGTAGCGATGAAAAAGGAGAAATTCACGAACTTGTTCTGGCCTTGCTGGCATTGAGTGTCGCTGAAAGTTTTAATGTGGATGAAACCATCCGTAAAGAAGCCGCAGTTGCGGCAACACTTATTGTTGATGCCGCTAAAGAAGCCGCTGGGGAGAGGGATCAAACTGTGAGTGGTAAAGGTGGCTTTGATGCGGCTCCCAAAGATAGGATCAAAGTCGGAAGACCACGTGTCTTAGTGGAAGCTCTTGCCGGAGCGTCTGGATCTAAAGTCGTCGCTTCAACTATGGACAAAGAGCCAATTAAGAAGGCTAGAAAGAAAGGGTCGACGCAATTGACCAACCCTCCTCAAGGTCCTCCCACATGTAACATATGTGGGCTAGGTtttggttcttggaaagcagtcTTTGGACACCTAAGTCTGCACAAAGATTGTGGCTATCAAGGTTTTCTTCCTCCACCAACATTTAATGCGGCTGAGGAAGGATTTGGTGGTACGGTTGCTGCTTCTTCCGGTGGTGGAGGGTCTGGTTCAGGCACCGGAGGGTTGGCGATTGATCTGAATGTTGTTCCTATGGAGCAGGACGAAGGAGGGAGTGCATCTGGTGTTACTCCAAAGTTTGATCTCAACAAGTCACCTCCACAGGAAGACGGAAAAGAGGATGATAAATCTAAGTGA
- the LOC104721211 gene encoding uncharacterized protein LOC104721211 → MEGLDPVFMSDQTTHQPVRSVSLPSRIHPLSVKLRAALNRLSIWRRSSSSISVSASFGYETLLVGLVNLTEFYGCVHELLESSYVKHTLLHHQEGKLLADSLDGSVVLLDVCEATREVIVVMREHVANLKSAVRRKGGVVEKEVKAYVNFRKKAKKQISKHINALKKMETKSIPTNIDQEIAIPPTSVLGETIEITVSIFRHLLLFLSAIPPPPSPAKKIKTTIGFLSIPFVSSSLSDKSMDLIKEMKSLDGFFLGSIVDSRRNFVEVETMQNEKMRRDVVEDGFRDLEAELDSVSKCLVKNRVLFLNILSNC, encoded by the coding sequence atgGAAGGTTTGGATCCGGTCTTCATGTCTGATCAAACTACACACCAACCAGTCCGATCCGTGAGTCTTCCTTCAAGAATCCATCCACTCTCTGTTAAACTCAGAGCAGCCTTGAACCGGCTCAGCATCTGGCGgagatcttcttcctcaatctcgGTTTCCGCTTCTTTTGGTTACGAGACGCTTCTCGTTGGACTCGTGAACCTCACCGAGTTCTACGGTTGCGTGCATGAGCTACTTGAGTCCTCTTACGTGAAACAcactcttcttcatcaccagGAAGGAAAACTTCTAGCAGATTCTTTAGATGGATCTGTTGTGTTGCTCGACGTGTGTGAGGCCACAAGGGAGGTGATTGTCGTGATGAGAGAACACGTGGCGAATCTCAAATCTGCTGTTCGTAGGAAAGGTGGCGTAGTAGAGAAGGAAGTTAAAGCATACGTTAACTTCCGTAAGAAGGCAAAGAAACAAATCTCTAAACACATCAATGCACTTAAGAAAATGGAAACCAAAAGTATTCCAACCAACATAGATCAAGAAATAGCGATACCACCCACGAGTGTTCTGGGAGAGACAATCGAAATCACTGTCTCGATTTTCAGACATCTTTTGTTGTTCCTATCAGCAATACCGCCACCACCATCGCcggcaaaaaaaatcaagaccaCCATCGGGTTTTTGTCGATTCCTTTTGTATCTTCATCATTATCAGATAAATCTATGGATTTGATAAAGGAAATGAAGAGTCTTGATGGTTTCTTTCTGGGTTCTATTGTGGATTCAAGAAGAAACTTTGTCGAAGTCGAGACAATGCAGAACGAGAAGATGaggagagatgttgttgaagatggttttcGTGATCTGGAGGCAGAACTGGACTCTGTTTCCAAGTGTTTAGTTAAGAACAGGGTTTTGTTCCTTAACATCCTCAGTAACTGTTGA
- the LOC104721210 gene encoding uncharacterized protein LOC104721210: protein MSNMIVKNQLRSISLPSRSHPSTTGIEEALHKVKKINTTTDSSESILMSLAGLEELYICTEEFLKMGSTQRVMSSDGFDFMEEMLDGSLRLMDICSVSRDLMVETHEHVRGVQSCLRRKKLAGGGDQLDVAVLGYVGFRKNMRKEARKLLGSLKNIDGGLSSSSSVINHEQDEHLVAVIDAMRGVVSVSVLVLRSFLEFLSGRQSNIKSKLASVLKKKKVHHDEGTTNELESLDSALCCSHDDLQKKLEDVEMSIDGFEKNLEGLFRRLIRTRASLLNIISH from the coding sequence atgtcGAATATGATCGTCAAGAATCAACTAAGATCTATAAGCTTACCTTCAAGATCGCATCCAAGCACGACGGGAATCGAGGAAGCTCTTCACAAGGTTAAAAAGATTAACACCACGACGGATTCGTCCGAATCAATCTTGATGAGCTTGGCGGGTTTGGAGGAGCTCTACATTTGTACGGAGGAGTTTCTGAAAATGGGCTCAACGCAAAGGGTTATGTCGTCTGATGGATTCGATTTTATGGAGGAGATGCTTGATGGTTCGTTGAGGCTAATGGATATATGCAGCGTCTCAAGGGATCTCATGGTTGAGACTCACGAGCATGTTCGTGGTGTTCAATCATGTCTCAGAAGAAAGAAATTAGCCGGAGGAGGAGACCAACTCGATGTTGCCGTATTGGGGTATGTTGGATTTAGAAAGAACATGAGAAAAGAAGCTAGGAAGCTTCTTGGATCCTTGAAGAACATTGATGGAGGCCTAAGTTCATCATCATCCGTAATTAATCATGAGCAAGATGAACATCTTGTGGCGGTTATAGATGCGATGAGAGGAGTAGTTTCCGTTAGCGTCTTGGTGTTGAGGTCGTTCTTGGAGTTCTTGTCGGGACGACAAAGTAACATTAAGAGCAAGTTGGCTTCGgtactaaagaaaaagaaggttcATCATGATGAGGGGACCACGAACGAGTTGGAGAGTTTGGATTCAGCGTTATGCTGCTCTCATGATGATCTTCAAAAGAAGCTAGAGGATGTTGAGATGAGCATTGATGGGTTCGAGAAAAATCTAGAAGGGTTATTTCGACGGTTGATAAGAACACGTGCCTCGCTTCTCAACATAATCTCTCACTAG
- the LOC104727557 gene encoding uncharacterized protein LOC104727557 — protein sequence MANMITKKQLRSTSLPSRSHPSTSEIEEALNKIKTRNTTTGSSESILMGLAGLEELYNCTEEFLKMGSTQRVMSSGGSEFMEEMLDGSLRLIHICSVSRDLMAETHGHVRGVHSCVRRKKVAGGGDQLVVAVSGYVGFRKNMRKEAKKLLGSLKKIDGVSGSCDNEYEDEHLVAVIDAMRRVVSASVVVLKSFLELLSGRQSNIKSKLASVLKKKKDHHEATKNELETLDSVIRGDSCGHDDLQKKLDEVEMSVCGFEKNLEGLFRRLIRTRASLLNIISHYKKLMYAM from the coding sequence ATGGCGAATATGATCACTAAGAAACAATTAAGATCCACAAGTTTACCTTCAAGATCGCATCCAAGCACGagtgagattgaagaagctcttaataaaattaaaacaagaaacacaacTACGGGTTCGTCCGAATCGATCTTGATGGGCTTGGCTGGTTTGGAGGAACTCTACAACTGCACGGAAGAGTTTCTGAAAATGGGTTCAACGCAACGGGTTATGTCCTCTGGTGGGTCGGAGTTCATGGAGGAAATGCTTGATGGTTCGTTGAGGCTGATACATATATGCAGCGTCTCGAGGGATCTTATGGCGGAGACTCACGGTCATGTTCGTGGTGTTCACTCATGTGTTAGACGCAAGAAAGTAGCCGGAGGAGGAGATCAACTAGTTGTCGCTGTCTCGGGCTATGTCGGATTCAGGAAGAACATGAGAAAAGAAGCTAAGAAGCTTCTCGGATCTTTGAAGAAAATCGATGGAGTGTCAGGTTCATGTGATAATGAGTACGAAGATGAACATCTTGTGGCGGTTATAGATGCGATGAGACGAGTGGTATCGGCAAGTGTAGTAGTGTTGAAGTCGTTCTTGGAACTCTTGTCCGGACGACAAAGTAACATAAAGAGCAAGTTGGCTTCGGtgctaaagaagaaaaaagatcatCACGAGGCCACCAAGAACGAGTTGGAGACATTGGATTCCGTAATTCGTGGAGATTCTTGCGGGCATGATGATCTACAAAAGAAGCTTGATGAGGTTGAGATGAGCGTTTGTGGGTTCGAGAAAAATCTAGAAGGATTGTTTCGAAGGTTGATAAGAACACGAGCCTCGCTTCTCAACATAATCTCTCACTACAAGAAGTTAATGTATGCAATGTAA